Genomic DNA from Gossypium hirsutum isolate 1008001.06 chromosome A01, Gossypium_hirsutum_v2.1, whole genome shotgun sequence:
CAAAATTCAAAACACTGACAGGGCATAAAACAAACATTTTAGGATTATCGATTCAAAGGGACCGagtcaaaaattaaaacaaatcccAAATCTCACCAACCTGATCAATGCCAATCATATTTTGCCAAGTCACATTGTCTCCCTATCTTATTTGTCCCTCTTCGGTTTCGCTCACCGCGCTGTTATTCTTGCAACCGTCATCTTATTTATCCTCCATTTATTTTTTCCGTTTTTTGTACCCtttttttttcacataaaatccCCCTTTCTGAGTCTCTTCTCTCAAAAgtgtaaaaagaaaaatatacaaacAACAGAGTCTTTGAAACGATGTCGTGTTCGTCTCCGATGAGGAAAACCTCGTGCCTTTCACGTAGGTTCTCGAGATCATTGAGACTGTCTGCCAGAACGGCGGCGTTAACAACAGTCTCAACCAGGGAGAATCAGCTGGAGTCTTCTTCTACGCCATCACCGTCTTCGCCGCCGCCGTCGGCGGAGGATGGAGGGGATTCATGGTCGACGTTGCTGCCGGAATTGTTAGTTGAGATCATGGAGCGTGTGGAAGCGAGTGAAGAAATGTGGCCTGACAGGAAAAACGTGGTTTCGAGCGCTTGCGTATGTAAGAAGTGGAGAGAAGTTACGAGAGAGATCGTTAAGGCTTCTTCTCAAAATAGCGGCAAaatcacttttccttcttgtcTTAAGCaggtaatttatttatttttatttttattgaaattgaaattgagatataaTTCCGTAATCTGATAGTGTATGTAAGTATCATTAAGGTTTCAAATATTCGTAATTTAGGGTACTTTAACTTTTTTAGACTTTAAATGTCTGCGAATTGGAATGATTTGTGGGGAATTGATGTAGAATTAgtctttatttttgttcatttgtttgGGTTCTAGTTATGGTAATGTCCTTTACTGATTATTGCTATTGTTCGATGCATTTTGATCTTGGTATGTAATTTAGGAAATTATTTTGTGCTTCTTATCTGTATATTGGGTTATTTGGGGGGGAAATGTGCTGGGTATAGAGTTTCAAAAGTTGAATCAAATGACATTTTTTGAACATTTATTGGTGATTGGAAGTTAAACTTCATGCATGGTCAATTTTTAGCATAGCATGGTTTACTTCTAATAGAaatgacacttttttttttcttgtgataTATAAGGAAATTATCATTTGAGGGTTAGAATTGTTTTCTGGGCACTTGCAATAATCAGAAAATAGCTTATTCAAAAGTCTCGCAAATtggagaaaaaaagaaatgagtgtTGAATTTTTGCCTTTTGCGATATTTAAATGTATTAGCTTATTGCTATTGGTTTGAAGTGGAGTTTTCAGAATTTGAGCTGCTTTATGGTTACTGGTTATGAATATGAAATGCATTTAGGATTTACAGTTGTCAATTGATGAACAAGTTCGTAAGTTTTGGGGCTGATGGTTTTGTTCCCTTTCGCTAATGCAGCCTGGTCCACGGGAGTTTCCTAACCAGTGTATTATAAAGCGAAACAAAAAAAACTCAACATTCTTCCTTTATCTTGCTCTTTCACCATGTAAgtacttttttctcttttcacaAGCAAAACATGATAAGACGTGTAAATTAGTCTGATATGCTGTAATACATGCTGAAAAATGGGTTAAAAGGGACATAATTCACTTTGTCAAAGCTCCTTAATTTACAtgcaatatatttttttctcttgTTACCTTTTGTTTATATACTAAGACCTCTTTGTTATTCAATTTTAGTAATTGAGAGCATGCCCATGTTAGCTAATCTTATTAGTAGTTCTCCCTTTTTGTAGTCAACGTGCAACTGGATGATGCTAGTTGTTAGTGGTTGAAATCTACCTTATTTTAATCTTTTCCTGATGTTTGTCAGCATTCACCGAGAAGGGGAAGTTTCTATTGGCAGCACGAAGATATCGACATGGTGCTCATATTGAGTATATTATATCCCTTGATCCAAATGAACTATCTCAAGGCAGTAATGCCTATGTCGGGAAGTTAAGGTACGGCACTCatgattcctttttttttttttttggccaaaTGGCATTCATGAAGTTTAGTAGAGGTATTTTGTGATGTCTCTTTCTAGAACTCTGATTACAGGATCTCCTCTTTGAATATATTGCATACGGTTAGTGGCAGTGAAAATTTTTCAAGGATCTTTGTGGAACAATATTTATGATGCTATTACTTGTCTTGATGCAACAAAAATAGAATGCTTTATGGTTCAGATTAAAAAGTTAAGCTGACGCACAAATTTAAAATCTTTGCAGTTCGGATTTTCTAGGTACCAACTTTAAAATCTATGATAGTCAGCCACCGCACAGTGGTGCTAAGCCCTCGAGCAGCAGAGCAAGTCGCAGATTTGCAAGTAAGCAAATCTGCCCCCAAGTTCCTGCTGGCAATTTTGAGGTTGGACAAGTGTCTTACAAGTTCAATCTGTTGAAATCGAGAGGTCCTAGGAGGATGGTTTGCTCAATACAGTGCCGTATGCAGGAAGATATGGCTGATGAGAAGTATTTAGATGACATCAAGATGAAAATGCCCGAGCATGCCTCATCCGGTCATACaattttgagaaacaaagctCCAAGATGGCACGAACATTTACAGTGCTGGTGCTTAAATTTCCACGGTCGGGTAACTGTAGCATCCGTGAAAAACTTTCAGCTGGCTGCAACTGTTGAAGAGAGCCAACTGGGAGGGAAAGAAGAGGAGGAAACCGTTCTCCAGTTTGGTAAAGTAGGGGATGATACATTCACCATGGATTATAGGCAGCCCTTATCGGCTTTTCTTGCTTTTGCCATCTGCCTTACAAGCTTTGGTACAAAATTGGCTTGTGAATGATTTTACTATGTTTATGTactatcatatacatatatatagtaaCAAGTTGTGCTAcatgttttaatataatattttttttctacttAAATGTCACTTGAAAAACGTTTGGAGAGCCTTGGCTTGGTGAgacaaaatcaaaatcatgtaCATGTTTTCTCTTTGTATCTAATAACATTTGCTGAAATTATTGGTTTAAACATGTCTTTGGATTTTTAGTTGCATCAACATGCGAGTACCTTGTGTGGTTTCTCATGCCTTCAAATTTGAGGGCAGGGTTTGGGAATTGAATTGGAAAAAAGCATTTCTTTGGGAATGGTGTTCATAGGGAAAGTATCGACAAAAGCATGTGATTAGTACTTCTTGTTTGGTATTGTTAACTCTTCCTTTTGGTATTTTATTTACACTCGAATGGTTGGAACATTGCATTCGGGCCGCCATGTTTGTTGACAAGTTAGAAGCTTTAGGTTTCCAAAATTGATGGGTTTCTGTTGAAATCTTCTGAGGAAAAGGCTGGATATGAGAACCGAATTTTCTTTAAAAGAAATTTAGTGACAGAAATATATCATAGTActtcaaaattattattaattacaaCTAACTAGTTCTCGATTCTCAAATATTCTCAAATTTTAAAGCATTCTATTTAGGTTTTTAAAGTATCAATATCATATCAATCAGGTTATTTGGTTAATTTATTAGTCTAGCCATTTAAACATTTGTACCTAAATTGCTTGGACAACTTGAATCTAAACATTTGTACTTAAATTGCTTGGACAACTTGAATCTAACATGttaggaaaatgaaaaaataaccctattaaattttaatgacatGGTCTCTATTCTTAACCAAAAAAGTTATTCTTGTAATCCATATGAAtgtgttcaaaatttgatttATAGTGAGGTTTCATATGATAGACGAGGTGGCTTATAGCTCAGAGGATTAGAGCACGTGAGACGAGGGACGGGTGAGGGAAGGAAGAAAGATCTTTGATCCAATGGATGATCTTTGATCCAATGGATGCTTGAAAGTGAGGTAAGCCAATCCCATGAGAAGGGTTCGAGCTAAGCTACTTTAACTAGTAGAAAGCTGTTAGCACCTATCGTAAAGGGCATTAGGTTCTGAAAGACGACCTGAAGATCGGgttgtgaaaatgaaaatttttcctaTTGATTTGAGTGCGGATGTTATCATTTTGTAAAATATACGTTGGTTTGTGaagttttatttactttacttgaACTTTTAACTTTCTCTTAAAAATTACTTTTCCATAAACATAGTAAAttggaaagttaaaaaaaatattaagacaaAAGTAAccctattttatattgatttagggtttaataatagtaaaagaaaaaaaaactattacaTTCTTTCTCTTGATTTTTTCTATT
This window encodes:
- the LOC107917927 gene encoding tubby-like F-box protein 7; the protein is MSCSSPMRKTSCLSRRFSRSLRLSARTAALTTVSTRENQLESSSTPSPSSPPPSAEDGGDSWSTLLPELLVEIMERVEASEEMWPDRKNVVSSACVCKKWREVTREIVKASSQNSGKITFPSCLKQPGPREFPNQCIIKRNKKNSTFFLYLALSPSFTEKGKFLLAARRYRHGAHIEYIISLDPNELSQGSNAYVGKLSSDFLGTNFKIYDSQPPHSGAKPSSSRASRRFASKQICPQVPAGNFEVGQVSYKFNLLKSRGPRRMVCSIQCRMQEDMADEKYLDDIKMKMPEHASSGHTILRNKAPRWHEHLQCWCLNFHGRVTVASVKNFQLAATVEESQLGGKEEEETVLQFGKVGDDTFTMDYRQPLSAFLAFAICLTSFGTKLACE